The proteins below come from a single Chiloscyllium punctatum isolate Juve2018m chromosome 18, sChiPun1.3, whole genome shotgun sequence genomic window:
- the LOC140488955 gene encoding ferritin, middle subunit-like — translation MASQICQNYHQDCEAAVNKQVNLELTASYLYQSLMSYFDRDDVALHHFSQFFKAQSQEKQEHAEKLLKFQNQRGGRVLLQDVKKPERDEWGNGLQAMQVALDLEKNVNQSLLDLHQLATAQTDPHLCDFLETHYLDEEVEIIKRLGDYITNLKRLGAPENGLGEYLFDRLSLEDSS, via the exons ATGGCTTCCCAGATTTGTCAAAACTATCACCAGGATTGTGAAGCTGCTGTCAACAAGCAGGTTAACCTCGAGCTCACTGCCTCCTATCTCTATCAGTCTTTG ATGTCGTACTTTGACCGGGATGATGTTgccctgcaccatttctcccagttCTTCAAAGCTCAGTCCCAGGAGAAGCAGGAACATGCAGAGAAGCTGCTGAAATTCCAGAATCAGCGTGGAGGCAGAGTCCTCCTCCAGGATGTGAAG AAGCCAGAGAGGGATGAGTGGGGTAACGGTCTGCAGGCAATGCAGGTTGCCCTGGATCTGGAGAAGAATGTGAACCAGAGTTTGCTGGATCTACACCAACTCGCCActgcccagactgaccctcat CTGTGTGACTTCCTGGAGACTCACtatttggatgaggaggttgagatcATCAAGCGACTTGGGGACTACATCACCAACCTGAAGCGTCTGGGAGCCCCTGAGAATGGGCTGGGAGagtacctgtttgacaggctcTCACTGGAGGACAGCAGTTAG